Proteins co-encoded in one Terriglobales bacterium genomic window:
- the smpB gene encoding SsrA-binding protein SmpB, translated as MARPTVQTKPDKPKNVKRDPVASGERDAAVNRAASHNYFLLEKYEAGVQLRGTEVKSIRAGQVQLKDAYGLVKDGEAWLLNAHIGPYEHGNIFNHEPTRTRKLLLHREEIRKLIGKTQQKGLTLIPTRVYFRNGRAKCELALARGKQDWDKRETERRRTADKEAREAIARSRRP; from the coding sequence ATGGCTCGGCCCACCGTCCAAACCAAACCCGACAAGCCGAAGAATGTGAAACGCGATCCAGTGGCTTCGGGAGAGCGGGACGCGGCGGTCAATCGGGCAGCCTCGCACAACTACTTTCTGCTGGAAAAATACGAGGCGGGAGTCCAGCTTCGAGGTACCGAAGTGAAGTCAATCCGGGCAGGGCAAGTCCAACTTAAGGACGCCTATGGACTGGTGAAAGACGGCGAAGCCTGGCTGCTGAATGCCCATATTGGGCCCTACGAACATGGCAACATCTTCAACCACGAGCCGACGCGCACCCGCAAGCTTTTGCTGCACCGCGAAGAAATCAGGAAATTAATCGGAAAGACGCAGCAAAAGGGTTTAACGCTCATCCCAACTCGTGTCTATTTCCGAAATGGGAGAGCGAAGTGCGAACTCGCTCTCGCGCGTGGCAAGCAGGATTGGGACAAGCGAGAGACCGAACGGCGTCGAACGGCGGATAAGGAAGCACGAGAAGCAATTGCGCGCAGTCGCCGCCCTTAA
- a CDS encoding pyridoxal phosphate-dependent aminotransferase, whose product MFARRTEWELGQNRFSRALTTARARGTKLLDLTISNPTECGFEFDSASIMNSLHRVESLTYDPQPQGLLSARRAVAEYCKANAIRQEDQVSPEQIFLTTSTSEAYSYLFRLLCDPGDEVLVPRPSYPLFDFLADIQDVRLRRYDLFYDHGWQIDIGGLPGAVTERTRAILIVNPNNPTGSFVHNPELRQLQAFCAARDLALISDEVFLDYEVEAEAEMSAAISRECLSFALSGLSKISCLPQMKVAWMVLSGPEELRREAHQRLEVIADTYLSQNAPVQHAIPALLHQRTKVQPQLTKRVRSNLEFVDDQLQTCPEIQRLRVEGGWYVVLRVPVRQSDEELAIELIEKSGVVVHPGHFYDFQSDGYLVLSLITPNAVFAEGLQAVLKRIGSDSA is encoded by the coding sequence ATGTTCGCGCGAAGAACGGAATGGGAACTGGGCCAGAACCGCTTCTCTCGGGCTCTCACGACAGCTCGCGCACGTGGAACTAAGCTGCTCGATCTGACGATTTCCAATCCCACCGAGTGCGGATTCGAATTTGATTCTGCGTCCATAATGAACTCACTTCATCGCGTTGAGTCGCTCACCTATGATCCTCAACCGCAGGGGCTTCTGTCAGCTCGTCGCGCCGTCGCCGAGTACTGCAAAGCGAACGCAATTCGGCAGGAGGATCAGGTTTCACCGGAGCAGATTTTCCTGACCACCAGTACAAGTGAAGCGTACTCGTACCTATTTCGGCTGCTATGCGATCCCGGTGATGAAGTCCTGGTTCCGCGCCCGAGCTACCCGCTCTTCGATTTTCTTGCAGACATTCAAGACGTAAGGCTTCGCCGCTACGACCTTTTTTACGATCACGGTTGGCAGATCGATATCGGTGGACTGCCGGGCGCAGTAACCGAGCGAACTCGCGCGATCCTCATCGTAAATCCCAACAATCCCACTGGATCATTCGTACACAACCCGGAGCTTCGTCAGTTGCAGGCTTTCTGCGCTGCACGAGACTTGGCGCTCATTTCCGACGAGGTGTTTCTTGACTACGAAGTAGAGGCTGAAGCGGAAATGAGCGCTGCTATTTCACGAGAGTGCCTTTCGTTTGCGCTCAGTGGACTATCGAAAATCTCCTGCCTTCCGCAGATGAAGGTTGCCTGGATGGTTCTCAGCGGTCCTGAAGAGCTGCGCCGAGAGGCGCACCAGCGTCTTGAGGTAATTGCGGACACTTATCTTTCCCAAAACGCGCCCGTGCAGCATGCAATTCCTGCCTTGCTGCATCAGAGAACGAAGGTACAACCGCAGCTTACGAAAAGAGTCCGTTCCAATTTGGAATTTGTCGATGACCAGTTGCAGACCTGCCCTGAAATCCAGCGCTTACGAGTCGAAGGCGGATGGTACGTCGTGCTCCGCGTACCTGTCCGCCAATCCGATGAAGAACTCGCAATTGAACTTATCGAGAAGTCAGGAGTTGTTGTGCATCCAGGTCATTTCTATGACTTCCAGAGCGATGGATATCTGGTTCTAAGTCTCATTACGCCCAATGCTGTATTCGCGGAAGGCCTGCAGGCGGTTCTGAAAAGAATCGGCTCTGATTCGGCCTAG
- a CDS encoding MBL fold metallo-hydrolase, which yields MIHEIFPVGLLGCNCSVIGDESTREALVIDPGDEIERILAVLNKHQLKLKQIIVTHAHIDHVGGAMKLKQATGAPILLNKNDYALLKMLDMQAAWIGTKPPGAVEIDQSVGDHDSVQCGKLQAVAMHTPGHTEGSICIYFPVEQKLIAGDTLFAGSIGRTDLPGGSFNKIITSLHDRVLALPDETVVVPGHGPLTTIGEERQSNPFLVKR from the coding sequence TTGATCCACGAGATTTTCCCCGTTGGCCTTCTCGGCTGTAACTGCTCGGTGATCGGTGACGAGAGCACACGCGAAGCGCTTGTGATCGATCCCGGCGACGAGATTGAGCGGATCCTCGCCGTCCTCAATAAGCACCAGCTCAAGCTCAAGCAGATCATCGTCACTCATGCGCACATCGACCACGTCGGCGGGGCAATGAAGCTGAAGCAGGCCACGGGCGCCCCGATTTTGCTCAACAAGAACGATTACGCGCTGCTGAAGATGTTGGATATGCAAGCAGCCTGGATTGGAACGAAACCTCCCGGCGCTGTCGAAATCGATCAGAGTGTCGGGGATCATGATTCGGTTCAGTGCGGGAAGCTCCAGGCAGTCGCAATGCACACGCCGGGTCATACGGAAGGAAGTATCTGTATCTACTTCCCTGTGGAGCAAAAGCTCATAGCCGGCGACACTCTGTTTGCGGGCAGCATTGGAAGAACTGACCTGCCCGGCGGCTCCTTCAATAAGATCATCACTTCTCTGCACGATCGCGTGCTCGCGCTGCCAGACGAAACGGTGGTCGTCCCAGGTCACGGTCCGCTCACAACGATTGGGGAAGAGCGGCAGAGCAATCCGTTTCTGGTGAAGCGCTAG
- a CDS encoding leucyl aminopeptidase, with product MKIDLVIKNAAEVETECLVVPVVDKGEKDKAVASLLTAEKPLQDAAQELVTSGEIGGKPLEMALLYRPMGVKAKRVLLIGGGKEGKFSPNDLRKISGAAARYLKPKNIRHLAIALPSNVHFHADNAVRAAVIGACIGDFDPDVYKSDRKDQRLESLSIVAPPGSDEKLLRSALNEGRIIGESQNFARELVNEPGNRLTPTILAERAKKMCAENGLECEVLGPNEIKALKMGAFWSVAQGSDEPPAMIIVKYSPAGAPAQPVLGLVGKAITFDTGGISIKPADGMEKMKYDMAGGAAMLGAMRAIAQLKPKVKVNAVICASENMPSGKAQKPGDVQIAMSGKSIEIINTDAEGRLVLADGLTYARTKLGCTHLIDAATLTGACVVALGMVNAGVFANDDALYERFHKALHQAGEKMWRLPVDDEYRDMIKSGIADIMNSGGRYGGAVTAAMFLKEFVEDKPWIHLDIAGTAWVDEAKPFIAKGPSGIAVRSLIEFVRSFETHPA from the coding sequence ATGAAGATTGATCTAGTCATCAAGAACGCTGCTGAAGTCGAAACTGAATGCCTCGTAGTTCCCGTTGTCGATAAAGGAGAGAAGGACAAAGCCGTAGCCTCGCTGCTGACGGCAGAAAAACCGCTGCAGGATGCCGCGCAGGAGCTGGTCACCTCTGGCGAGATCGGAGGCAAGCCGCTGGAGATGGCACTGCTCTATCGCCCGATGGGGGTGAAAGCCAAGCGTGTGCTCCTCATCGGCGGAGGCAAAGAGGGAAAATTCAGTCCCAACGATCTACGCAAAATCTCCGGAGCTGCCGCGCGGTATCTGAAGCCGAAAAACATTCGCCATCTCGCTATTGCTCTTCCGTCCAACGTTCACTTCCATGCCGACAACGCGGTTCGCGCTGCGGTGATTGGAGCGTGTATCGGCGACTTCGATCCTGATGTCTACAAGAGCGATCGCAAAGATCAGCGACTGGAATCGCTATCGATCGTCGCGCCTCCCGGCAGCGATGAAAAGCTCCTGCGCTCAGCACTGAACGAAGGACGAATCATCGGAGAATCACAGAACTTCGCGCGTGAGCTGGTCAATGAGCCGGGCAATCGCCTCACTCCAACTATCCTGGCAGAGCGCGCAAAGAAGATGTGCGCCGAAAACGGATTGGAATGCGAGGTCCTCGGTCCGAATGAAATAAAAGCCCTGAAGATGGGCGCCTTCTGGAGCGTCGCGCAAGGCTCGGACGAGCCTCCGGCGATGATCATCGTGAAGTACTCGCCTGCTGGAGCGCCGGCGCAGCCCGTTTTGGGACTTGTGGGCAAAGCGATCACTTTCGACACCGGTGGCATTTCCATCAAACCCGCGGATGGCATGGAGAAAATGAAGTACGACATGGCCGGCGGCGCAGCCATGCTCGGCGCCATGCGGGCAATCGCGCAACTTAAGCCCAAAGTCAAAGTGAATGCCGTGATCTGCGCATCGGAAAACATGCCTTCCGGCAAGGCGCAGAAACCGGGCGACGTGCAGATCGCGATGTCAGGCAAGTCCATCGAGATCATTAACACCGATGCCGAGGGCCGCCTCGTCCTCGCCGATGGTCTCACGTACGCACGTACCAAATTGGGATGCACGCACCTGATCGATGCCGCAACTTTGACCGGCGCATGTGTGGTAGCGCTCGGCATGGTCAACGCTGGCGTGTTTGCGAACGACGATGCGCTCTACGAGCGCTTCCACAAGGCGCTGCATCAGGCCGGCGAGAAGATGTGGCGCTTACCGGTCGATGACGAGTACCGTGACATGATTAAGTCCGGCATCGCCGACATCATGAATAGCGGTGGACGCTACGGCGGGGCCGTGACGGCAGCCATGTTCCTCAAGGAATTTGTCGAAGACAAGCCCTGGATTCACCTCGACATTGCGGGCACAGCCTGGGTCGACGAGGCCAAACCCTTCATCGCGAAAGGACCGTCAGGAATCGCGGTGCGGAGTCTGATCGAATTCGTGCGCAGCTTCGAAACGCACCCTGCTTAA
- the secG gene encoding preprotein translocase subunit SecG, giving the protein MMYLILAIHIVVCFFIVIVVLLQSGQSGDVAAAFGGMGSQTAFGPRSSANVLTKATTWSAVIFMITSIVLSVMMSRRHTGSVLENTKPTKQTTAPAQPGAQSKGSNSEPQPVTR; this is encoded by the coding sequence ATGATGTATCTGATTCTGGCTATTCACATTGTCGTTTGCTTCTTCATCGTCATCGTCGTCCTGCTGCAGAGCGGCCAGAGTGGCGACGTGGCCGCAGCTTTCGGCGGCATGGGATCGCAGACGGCCTTCGGCCCGCGTTCGTCGGCCAATGTTCTGACGAAGGCAACCACGTGGTCCGCAGTGATCTTCATGATCACCTCGATCGTTTTGTCGGTGATGATGAGCCGTCGTCACACTGGTTCGGTGCTGGAGAACACGAAACCAACGAAGCAGACGACCGCTCCGGCGCAGCCCGGCGCGCAGTCCAAAGGCTCGAACAGCGAGCCTCAGCCAGTCACGCGGTAA